Below is a window of Frigoribacterium sp. SL97 DNA.
GCGGCGAAGGGTCGGGGCGCCAGGTCGGCGACGTGCAGGCGCTCGAGCGCCTCGTCGACGGCGGCGCGGGCTCGACGGTCGAGGGGACGCCACCGGCCCACGCGACCCCAGGCACCGACCGTCACGACGTCGCGCACGGTGACCGGGAGCCCGTCCGGGATCGACGTGCGCTGCGGGACGAAGGCGATCGTCGACGTCGTCGAGCGCGTGCCCGACGACGGTTCGCGGACGCCCGCGACGACCTCGAGCAGCGTCGACTTGCCGGCGCCGTTGGGGCCCGCGACCACCGTCAGGGCACCGCCGCGCACGTCGAGGTCGACGTCGGCCAGGGCCATCCGGTCACCGAACGTGCACCCCACCCCGAGGAGGCGCGCCAGGGACGAGGGAGCGGCGGCGGTGGTCGTCGTCATGCCGTCAGCCTAGTTGATAAGCGTTCTCATTCTCAGCTACGGTCGTGTCTCGTGTCCTTCCTCTCCACCGCCGTCCTCGAGCCGTTCTCGCTCGACTTCGTCCAGCGCGCCCTCGTCGGCGGCGGCCTCGTCGCGATCCTCTGCGGCGTCGTCGGCACCTGGGTCGTGGTGCGCGGCATGGCCTTCCTCGGCGAGGCGCTCGCGCACGGCATGCTGCCCGGCGTCGCCCTCGCGACCGTGCTCGGTGCGCCCGTCCTCGTCGGCGGGGCCCTCAGCGCCGTCGTCATGAGCCTCGGCGTGGCGGCGCTGCAACGACGCGGTCGCCTGTCGTACGACACGAGCATCGGCCTCCTCTTCGTCGCGATGCTCGCCCTCGGCGTCGTCGTCATCTCGCACTCGGGCAGCTTCGCCACCGACGCCACGTCGATCCTGTTCGGCGACGTCCTCGCGATCACGACGGCGGACCTCGGCCTGCTCGCCGGCGCGACGATCGTCGGCGTCGGCCTCGCGGCCGCCTTCCACCGCCCCCTGCTGGCCCTCGCCCTCGACCCGCGCCTGGCCGCCGTGCTGGGGCTCGGTCCGCGCTCGGCCCAGGCCGTGCTCGTGGGACTGGTCACGCTCGCCGTCGTCGCCTCGTACCAGGCCGTCGGGTCGTTGCTCGTCGTCGGACTGCTGCTCGCACCGGCCGTCGCCGCGGGCCACTGGACGACGCGCCTGCCCACGCGGATGGTCCTCGCCTCGGCCGTCGGCGTGCTCGCCGTCGC
It encodes the following:
- the aztB gene encoding zinc ABC transporter permease AztB; this encodes MSFLSTAVLEPFSLDFVQRALVGGGLVAILCGVVGTWVVVRGMAFLGEALAHGMLPGVALATVLGAPVLVGGALSAVVMSLGVAALQRRGRLSYDTSIGLLFVAMLALGVVVISHSGSFATDATSILFGDVLAITTADLGLLAGATIVGVGLAAAFHRPLLALALDPRLAAVLGLGPRSAQAVLVGLVTLAVVASYQAVGSLLVVGLLLAPAVAAGHWTTRLPTRMVLASAVGVLAVAVGLLVSWHAATAAGASIAATAIAFAGLSGAGHAALGRRRARRVDTAAPGRTGTAPVATPVS
- the aztA gene encoding zinc ABC transporter ATP-binding protein AztA — translated: MTTTTAAAPSSLARLLGVGCTFGDRMALADVDLDVRGGALTVVAGPNGAGKSTLLEVVAGVREPSSGTRSTTSTIAFVPQRTSIPDGLPVTVRDVVTVGAWGRVGRWRPLDRRARAAVDEALERLHVADLAPRPFAALSGGQRQRALLAHGLARGADLLLLDEPTTGLDADSADRIRATLLDEAARGTGVLAVSHDPLLLDAAHHVVRLEAGRVV